Proteins from a genomic interval of Symmachiella macrocystis:
- a CDS encoding response regulator, with product MPNVLIVDDSGIDRALAGGLLEREDDIILSFATNGREALDQISSTRPDLVVSDLQMPEMNGLELVAALREEHPSVPVIIMTALGSEKIAAEALKIGASGYVPKASLSSHLPQAVRRLFNASHADRLHSRLFHSLQDLDCRFRLQNDPELISPLVDRVQEVLRCLPLGDEAERVRVAVAVGHGLWIAHHHGNLELALSGPWTDSEFQEVAIKQRMESPATERSIELHTVVNREQATFTISHEGAGIDVSRLPPDLESQAADRSWLSGFVMIPAIMDEVSYSPAEKKIVLVKRAVEAPDDDLELS from the coding sequence CACTGGCGGGCGGATTACTGGAACGCGAAGACGATATCATCCTCTCCTTTGCCACAAATGGTCGCGAAGCATTGGATCAGATTTCCTCGACGCGGCCCGACCTTGTTGTTTCCGACTTGCAGATGCCCGAGATGAACGGGCTTGAGTTGGTTGCGGCCCTGCGTGAAGAACACCCCTCGGTGCCGGTGATTATTATGACTGCCCTGGGCAGTGAAAAAATTGCCGCCGAAGCACTCAAAATCGGTGCGTCAGGCTATGTCCCCAAAGCATCGTTGAGCTCACATTTGCCGCAAGCCGTGCGACGACTGTTCAATGCATCACACGCAGACCGGCTGCATTCGCGGTTGTTTCACTCACTTCAGGACCTGGATTGCCGATTCCGACTTCAGAACGATCCCGAACTGATTTCGCCACTCGTCGATCGAGTCCAAGAGGTGTTGCGATGTCTTCCCTTGGGGGATGAAGCGGAACGCGTTCGCGTCGCTGTCGCCGTGGGACACGGTTTGTGGATCGCCCACCATCACGGAAACCTTGAACTGGCCTTAAGCGGCCCATGGACGGACTCCGAGTTTCAAGAGGTGGCGATCAAGCAGCGTATGGAGTCCCCGGCAACCGAACGCAGTATCGAACTGCATACGGTGGTCAATCGTGAGCAAGCGACCTTCACGATCAGTCACGAGGGTGCGGGAATCGATGTTTCTCGATTGCCCCCCGATTTAGAATCGCAAGCAGCGGACAGATCTTGGTTGAGCGGCTTTGTGATGATTCCGGCGATCATGGATGAGGTTTCCTACTCACCCGCTGAAAAAAAGATCGTGCTCGTGAAACGAGCCGTTGAAGCTCCCGATGACGACTTGGAGCTTTCCTAA